A window from Cellulomonas sp. C5510 encodes these proteins:
- a CDS encoding alpha-mannosidase: MSRPRHTTGAPLSNAPAGAQPRDLPAAPRPHATPDRTIHMIGNSHIDPVWLWPWQEGYQEARATFWSAIHRMDEYPDFVFTCDQMVLLSWVEESDPELFARITERVAEGRWVNVGGWWVEPDCNMPMGESFARQGLYGQRYLVSRFGKPATVGMNADPFGHSASLPTVLRGQGMDSYLFLRPGPHESELDDTLFRWRAPDGSEVLGYRIPFEYCSPPGSVDGQVDKALGTLDRSLGDVMVLYGVGNHGGGPTIANIESIHRYDRMGSFGRLRMSSPREYLDGVHARGPEFREGLTVWTDDLQHHAPGCYSAHSGIKAWQRRAQYALLSAERWAAVTAVHDGTPYPREDLERAWKQVLFNQFHDVLPGSAIEHAYDDARDQLGEAVAIAKRLITRAHNTIARQVDVPLEEGSQPVLVFNPHPWPVSTDVELHYGSHPGAVHVVDDEGRVVVSQPTQSRATTNQTGRGALVLRADVPPLGYRLYRVRMAAEPAAPEWSEGAPGGLTVSGTVPGTVLENDLVRVELDPATGWITSYLDKRTGLDVMRGVDGAPHTQVCDDPTDTWGHRVVSYAWAGDTMATARIVVRETGPLRARVRVEREWGASTMIEELLLDHDSAVLRVDVTLDWREPAHLLKLRFPTALTDPRATYQIPYAELERPVDGAEEPGQGWVDLTGTLDGRPAGLTVVMTNKHGYDVSPGDQPSIGVTAVRSPVYAWHDPRLLDGDDVYAYQDMGIQRFSYELVVHGGDRHAADPGRRAALLGSPVRAMLESFHPGTLPRTGSFASDQAGPVAITALKGTEDATAGPGGADLVVRAVETRGAAAVARLELPVVGRTVEAEFGPYQLRTFVVPADPEAPVREVDLVERPLTESADGADGAEGPGRPAGVRTAAVAPDVPAAGGDVPDADAQRASAGLTPTQGSHPDATGRPVPAEAASEDDPA; this comes from the coding sequence ATGAGCAGGCCCCGCCACACCACCGGCGCACCGTTGTCGAACGCACCCGCCGGTGCCCAGCCCCGGGACCTGCCGGCGGCACCCCGCCCGCACGCGACGCCGGACCGCACCATCCACATGATCGGCAACTCGCACATCGACCCCGTGTGGCTGTGGCCGTGGCAGGAGGGCTACCAGGAGGCGCGCGCCACGTTCTGGTCCGCGATCCACCGCATGGACGAGTACCCGGACTTCGTCTTCACGTGCGACCAGATGGTGCTGCTGTCGTGGGTCGAGGAGTCCGACCCCGAGCTGTTCGCCCGCATCACCGAGCGCGTCGCCGAGGGCCGGTGGGTCAACGTCGGCGGCTGGTGGGTGGAGCCCGACTGCAACATGCCGATGGGCGAGTCGTTCGCCCGGCAGGGCCTGTACGGCCAGCGGTACCTGGTGTCCCGGTTCGGCAAGCCCGCGACCGTCGGCATGAACGCCGACCCATTCGGCCACAGCGCCAGCCTGCCGACCGTCCTGCGCGGCCAGGGCATGGACTCGTACCTGTTCCTGCGGCCCGGCCCGCACGAGAGCGAGCTCGACGACACGCTGTTCCGGTGGCGCGCGCCCGACGGCTCGGAGGTGCTCGGCTACCGCATCCCGTTCGAGTACTGCTCTCCGCCCGGCTCCGTCGACGGCCAGGTCGACAAGGCGCTCGGCACCCTCGACCGCTCCCTCGGCGACGTCATGGTGCTGTACGGGGTCGGCAACCACGGCGGCGGGCCGACGATCGCGAACATCGAGTCGATCCACCGCTACGACCGCATGGGGTCCTTCGGCCGCCTGCGCATGTCGTCGCCGCGCGAGTACCTCGACGGGGTCCACGCGCGCGGCCCCGAGTTCCGGGAGGGCCTGACCGTGTGGACCGACGACCTGCAGCACCACGCCCCCGGCTGCTACTCGGCCCACTCCGGCATCAAGGCGTGGCAGCGTCGCGCGCAGTACGCCCTGCTCTCCGCGGAGCGCTGGGCGGCCGTCACCGCGGTGCACGACGGCACGCCCTACCCCCGCGAGGACCTGGAGCGCGCCTGGAAGCAGGTGCTGTTCAACCAGTTCCACGACGTGCTGCCGGGGTCCGCCATCGAGCACGCCTACGACGACGCGCGCGACCAGCTCGGCGAGGCCGTCGCGATCGCGAAGCGCCTCATCACGCGCGCCCACAACACGATCGCCCGGCAGGTCGACGTGCCGCTGGAGGAGGGCAGCCAGCCCGTCCTCGTGTTCAACCCGCACCCGTGGCCGGTGTCGACCGACGTCGAGCTGCACTACGGCTCGCACCCCGGCGCGGTGCACGTCGTCGACGACGAGGGCCGGGTCGTCGTCTCGCAGCCCACCCAGTCCCGCGCGACCACCAACCAGACCGGTCGCGGCGCGCTCGTGCTGCGGGCCGACGTGCCGCCGCTCGGCTACCGGCTGTACCGCGTCCGCATGGCCGCCGAGCCCGCCGCCCCCGAGTGGAGCGAGGGCGCGCCCGGTGGCCTGACGGTGTCCGGCACGGTGCCCGGGACGGTGCTCGAGAACGACCTCGTCCGCGTCGAGCTGGACCCCGCGACCGGCTGGATCACCTCGTACCTCGACAAGCGCACGGGCCTGGACGTCATGCGGGGCGTCGACGGCGCCCCGCACACCCAGGTCTGCGACGACCCGACCGACACCTGGGGTCACCGCGTCGTGTCGTACGCGTGGGCGGGCGACACGATGGCGACGGCACGGATCGTCGTGCGGGAGACCGGCCCGCTGCGGGCGCGGGTCCGCGTCGAGCGGGAGTGGGGCGCCTCCACGATGATCGAGGAGCTGCTGCTCGACCACGACTCCGCCGTGCTGCGCGTCGACGTGACGCTGGACTGGCGGGAGCCCGCGCACCTGCTCAAGCTCCGGTTCCCGACGGCGCTGACCGACCCGCGCGCCACGTACCAGATCCCCTACGCGGAGCTGGAGCGGCCGGTGGACGGCGCCGAGGAGCCCGGCCAGGGCTGGGTGGACCTCACCGGCACGCTCGACGGGCGGCCCGCCGGCCTGACCGTCGTCATGACGAACAAGCACGGCTACGACGTCTCCCCCGGTGACCAGCCGAGCATCGGCGTGACGGCCGTCCGCAGCCCCGTGTACGCGTGGCACGACCCGCGCCTGCTGGACGGCGACGACGTGTACGCCTACCAGGACATGGGCATCCAGCGGTTCTCCTACGAGCTCGTCGTCCACGGGGGCGACCGGCACGCCGCGGACCCGGGGCGCCGCGCCGCCCTGCTCGGTTCCCCCGTGCGGGCGATGCTCGAGTCGTTCCACCCCGGCACGCTGCCGCGGACCGGCTCGTTCGCGTCCGACCAGGCCGGCCCCGTGGCCATCACGGCGCTCAAGGGCACCGAGGACGCGACCGCCGGGCCCGGCGGGGCGGACCTCGTGGTCCGGGCCGTCGAGACCCGCGGTGCCGCCGCGGTCGCCCGGCTGGAGCTCCCGGTCGTGGGTCGCACCGTCGAGGCGGAGTTCGGGCCCTACCAGCTCCGGACGTTCGTCGTGCCGGCGGACCCGGAGGCGCCGGTGCGGGAGGTCGACCTGGTCGAGCGGCCGCTGACGGAGAGCGCTGACGGCGCTGACGGCGCGGAGGGCCCGGGCCGCCCCGCGGGCGTGCGCACCGCCGCCGTGGCCCCCGACGTCCCCGCGGCCGGCGGCGACGTGCCGGACGCGGACGCGCAGCGGGCCTCGGCGGGCCTGACCCCGACGCAGGGCAGCCACCCGGACGCCACGGGCCGGCCGGTGCCGGCCGAGGCGGCCTCCGAGGACGACCCGGCCTGA
- a CDS encoding ABC transporter ATP-binding protein translates to MLLPIADGPTVRRTGARLVRAHARELAGVLALHGGAAVCGLAGPWLLGRLVDAATRGTIGTAAVDRTAAVLLTALVVQAVATRFAQRAAMVLGETVFAALREEFLRTVGRLPLSTVERAGTGDLLSRTTNDIESVARTVRFGVPRILVAGMTVTLTLVAAVLTDALLACGLVVGVPLIVVSTRLYLRRAGPGYRRRLASYALLSGVISETVEGARTIEALDLARAQRRTIDRALAERRDAERYTLRLRSWWFPCTTLGFLLPVVTVVGWGAWLVAADRTTPGAVTAVALYAMQLTGPVDELIGWMDEIQVGTTALSRIVGVGTVPPDRTPSGAEPASEELVVDRVRYAYRPGVDVLRDVSLRLRDGERLAVVGPSGSGKSTLGRLLAGITGPTGGSVTVGGVPLVDLPLEELRGHVALVTQEHHVFVGSLAENLRLAAPGAPEAALRRALGVVGALGWVDAMPDGLATAVGSGGVVLTPAQAQQLALARLVLLDPRTVVLDEATSLLDPGAARDLEDSLSAVLAGRTVVAVAHRLHTAHDADRVVLVEAGRIVEQGPHDVLVAAGGQYAALWASWHGEPHEHPAGTGRPGGPGAGA, encoded by the coding sequence CGCCGCGGTGTGCGGGCTCGCCGGGCCGTGGCTGCTCGGGCGGCTCGTCGACGCCGCGACCCGCGGCACCATCGGCACGGCGGCGGTGGACCGCACCGCCGCGGTGCTGCTCACCGCGCTCGTCGTCCAGGCCGTGGCGACGCGGTTCGCGCAGCGCGCCGCGATGGTGCTGGGCGAGACGGTCTTCGCGGCGCTGCGCGAGGAGTTCCTCCGCACGGTCGGGCGGCTGCCGCTGTCCACGGTCGAGCGCGCCGGCACCGGGGACCTGCTGTCCCGCACCACCAACGACATCGAGAGCGTCGCCCGGACCGTGCGGTTCGGGGTGCCGCGCATCCTCGTCGCCGGCATGACGGTCACGCTGACGCTCGTCGCGGCCGTGCTCACCGACGCCCTGCTCGCGTGCGGGCTCGTCGTGGGCGTCCCGCTGATCGTCGTCAGCACCCGGCTCTACCTGCGCCGGGCCGGCCCGGGGTACCGCCGCCGGCTGGCGTCCTACGCGCTCCTGTCCGGCGTGATCTCGGAGACGGTCGAGGGCGCCCGCACCATCGAGGCCCTGGACCTGGCGCGCGCGCAGCGCCGGACCATCGACCGCGCGCTGGCCGAGCGCCGGGACGCCGAGCGGTACACGCTGCGCCTGCGGTCGTGGTGGTTCCCGTGCACGACGCTCGGGTTCCTGCTGCCGGTCGTCACCGTCGTCGGGTGGGGCGCGTGGCTGGTGGCGGCGGACCGCACGACGCCGGGCGCGGTCACGGCCGTGGCGCTGTACGCGATGCAGCTCACCGGCCCGGTAGACGAGCTGATCGGCTGGATGGACGAGATCCAGGTCGGCACCACGGCGCTGTCCCGCATCGTCGGCGTGGGCACCGTGCCGCCGGACCGCACGCCGTCCGGCGCCGAGCCCGCGTCCGAGGAGCTGGTGGTCGACCGGGTGCGGTACGCGTACCGGCCGGGCGTGGACGTGCTCCGTGACGTGTCGCTGCGGCTGCGCGACGGCGAGCGGCTGGCCGTCGTCGGCCCGTCCGGCTCCGGCAAGTCGACGCTCGGGCGGCTGCTGGCCGGCATCACGGGACCCACCGGCGGCTCGGTCACCGTGGGCGGCGTCCCGCTGGTCGACCTGCCGCTGGAGGAGCTGCGCGGGCACGTCGCGCTCGTCACCCAGGAGCACCACGTCTTCGTCGGCAGCCTCGCGGAGAACCTGCGGCTGGCCGCCCCCGGGGCCCCGGAGGCCGCCCTGCGGCGGGCGCTCGGCGTCGTCGGGGCGCTCGGCTGGGTGGACGCGATGCCGGACGGCCTCGCGACGGCGGTCGGCTCCGGTGGCGTGGTGCTGACGCCCGCGCAGGCGCAGCAGCTCGCGCTTGCGCGGCTCGTGCTGCTGGACCCCCGCACCGTCGTGCTCGACGAGGCGACGTCGCTGCTCGACCCCGGCGCCGCGCGGGACCTCGAGGACTCCCTGTCGGCGGTGCTGGCGGGGCGGACCGTCGTCGCGGTCGCCCACCGGCTGCACACCGCCCACGACGCCGACCGGGTGGTGCTCGTCGAGGCGGGCCGCATCGTCGAGCAGGGCCCGCACGACGTGCTCGTCGCCGCCGGCGGGCAGTACGCCGCCCTGTGGGCGAGCTGGCACGGCGAGCCGCACGAGCACCCGGCGGGGACCGGGCGCCCGGGCGGCCCCGGTGCCGGCGCGTAG